A window from Azoarcus sp. DD4 encodes these proteins:
- a CDS encoding DegQ family serine endoprotease: protein MRPLLAASTLLIALAASLPEGTVVSTSNAALFGDSNPPVSANRYGLPDFGDLVEQVGPAVVNISVVQQQQSSGDSPFANDPFYDFLRRFGVPTPDMPGQGGGGPRISRGIGSGFIVSADGYVLTNAHVVGEAGAEVTVTLIDKREFKAKVVGTDKRTDIAVIKIDARGLPTVKIGDAERARVGEWVVAVGSPFGFDHSVTAGIISAKARRLPDENYVPFLQTDVAINPGNSGGPLFNLGGEVIGINSQIYSRSGGFMGISFAIPIDVAMKVKDQLVTHGRVQRGRLGIAIQNVDKELAQSFGLPDARGALVANVEAESAAEKAGIKTGDVVLSVDGTRINDSADLPRLIGDRRPGTRVKLEVWRDGRSREVSATLDELSGDASAAARPGRGESAGGKLGLTARPLSSQEATQLGLAGGLVVESANGPAAKAGLERGDIILAINNQPVSNVAQFRQLLERAGNRFALLVQRGGSRIFVPVRLD from the coding sequence ATGCGCCCGCTGCTTGCCGCCAGTACCCTGTTGATTGCCCTTGCCGCCAGCCTGCCCGAAGGGACGGTGGTGTCGACCTCGAACGCCGCCCTGTTCGGTGACAGCAACCCGCCGGTCAGCGCCAACCGCTACGGCCTGCCCGACTTCGGCGACCTGGTCGAGCAGGTCGGCCCGGCGGTGGTCAACATCAGCGTCGTCCAGCAACAACAATCCAGCGGCGACAGCCCCTTCGCCAACGACCCCTTCTACGACTTCCTGCGTCGTTTCGGCGTGCCGACACCCGACATGCCGGGCCAGGGCGGTGGCGGCCCGCGCATCAGCCGCGGCATCGGTTCGGGCTTCATCGTCAGCGCCGACGGCTATGTGCTGACCAATGCCCACGTGGTCGGTGAAGCCGGCGCCGAAGTCACCGTAACGCTGATCGACAAGCGCGAGTTCAAGGCCAAGGTGGTGGGCACCGACAAGCGCACCGACATCGCCGTGATCAAGATCGACGCCCGCGGCCTGCCCACCGTCAAGATCGGCGATGCCGAACGCGCCCGCGTCGGCGAATGGGTAGTCGCGGTGGGTTCGCCCTTCGGCTTCGACCACTCGGTGACCGCCGGCATCATCTCGGCCAAGGCGCGCCGCCTGCCCGACGAGAACTACGTGCCCTTCCTCCAGACCGACGTCGCCATCAATCCGGGCAACTCCGGCGGCCCGCTGTTCAACCTCGGCGGCGAGGTAATCGGCATCAATTCGCAGATCTATTCCCGCTCCGGCGGCTTCATGGGGATTTCCTTCGCCATCCCGATCGACGTCGCGATGAAGGTCAAGGACCAGCTCGTCACCCACGGCCGGGTGCAGCGCGGGCGCCTCGGCATCGCCATCCAGAACGTGGACAAGGAGCTGGCCCAGTCTTTCGGCCTGCCCGATGCACGCGGTGCGCTGGTGGCCAACGTCGAGGCCGAAAGTGCAGCCGAAAAGGCCGGCATCAAGACCGGCGACGTGGTGCTGTCGGTCGACGGCACCCGCATCAACGATTCTGCCGACCTGCCGCGCCTCATCGGCGACCGGCGTCCAGGCACGCGGGTCAAGCTGGAAGTATGGCGCGATGGCCGCAGCCGCGAAGTCAGCGCCACGCTGGACGAACTGAGCGGCGACGCAAGCGCCGCTGCGCGTCCCGGCCGTGGCGAGAGTGCCGGCGGCAAGCTGGGCCTAACCGCCCGTCCGCTCTCAAGCCAGGAAGCCACACAGCTCGGCCTTGCCGGCGGCCTGGTGGTGGAAAGCGCCAACGGCCCGGCGGCCAAGGCCGGACTGGAACGCGGCGACATCATCCTGGCGATCAACAACCAGCCGGTAAGCAACGTCGCCCAGTTCCGCCAGTTGCTGGAGCGCGCCGGCAACCGCTTCGCGCTGCTGGTGCAGCGCGGCGGCTCGCGCATCTTCGTGCCGGTGCGGCTCGACTAG
- a CDS encoding methyl-accepting chemotaxis protein, whose product MGRLANTPIWVRLTGAIWLMLVLAWGSMIAWETRVNRNIAIEQAKDFARSVNEMTMAGLTGMMITGTVAQRDVFLDQIKELSAVRDLQVIRGEAVSKLYGPGSGAGLTLDAAEREVLAGGEPVMRVEHDERNGEHLRVVIAAQASKNYLGKDCILCHQVAEGTPLGAVSMRISLDKVNAAVDSFRNQSILFALLVSLPLLGFVFLFIRRFVTRPLAHLAEGLAEIAQGGGDLTRRLDSAGDDEIGRTAGMFNRMLATIAGLVRQVGESAAAVTASAGGLAKGAARVAESSHRQNDRSLSAAGEVEALTDNIAHIATSAESVRERSRDSLARSQEGQRSLAQLIGEVGQVEGAVQHMATAVGAFVQSTTAITRMTQEVREIAEQTNLLALNAAIEAARAGEQGRGFAVVADEVRKLAEKSAHSAGGIDAITREIGEQSVSVQEAIARGLDHLESSRHAADKVSQVLEAANAAVSEVGEGLDRIAGATGEQRRSSESVSASIEAIAAMARDNNAAIEGTVSAARELEQLAARLQDSVSRFSV is encoded by the coding sequence ATGGGCCGACTGGCCAATACCCCGATCTGGGTGCGTCTGACCGGAGCGATCTGGCTGATGCTGGTGCTTGCCTGGGGCAGCATGATCGCCTGGGAAACGCGGGTGAATCGCAACATCGCCATCGAACAGGCCAAGGACTTCGCCCGTTCGGTCAATGAAATGACCATGGCCGGCCTGACCGGCATGATGATCACCGGCACGGTGGCGCAGCGTGATGTCTTCCTCGACCAGATCAAGGAGCTGTCGGCGGTGCGCGACCTCCAGGTGATACGCGGCGAGGCGGTGAGCAAGCTCTATGGCCCGGGCAGCGGTGCCGGCCTGACCCTGGATGCTGCCGAGCGCGAGGTGCTGGCCGGCGGCGAGCCGGTGATGCGGGTCGAGCACGACGAGCGCAACGGCGAGCATCTGCGGGTGGTGATCGCCGCGCAGGCATCGAAGAACTACCTCGGCAAGGACTGCATCCTGTGTCACCAGGTGGCGGAAGGTACCCCGCTGGGCGCGGTGAGCATGCGCATCTCGCTCGACAAGGTGAATGCCGCGGTGGACAGTTTCCGCAACCAGAGCATCCTGTTCGCGCTGCTGGTGTCGCTGCCGCTGCTCGGCTTCGTGTTCCTGTTCATCCGCCGCTTCGTCACCCGGCCGCTGGCGCATCTGGCCGAAGGTCTGGCCGAGATCGCGCAGGGCGGGGGCGATCTGACCCGCCGCCTCGACAGCGCCGGCGACGACGAGATCGGCCGCACCGCCGGCATGTTCAACCGCATGCTGGCAACCATTGCCGGGCTGGTGCGCCAGGTCGGCGAGTCCGCGGCGGCGGTGACCGCTTCGGCCGGCGGACTGGCCAAGGGCGCAGCGCGGGTGGCGGAAAGTTCGCACCGGCAGAACGACCGCTCGCTGTCGGCCGCAGGCGAAGTCGAGGCGCTGACCGACAACATCGCCCATATCGCCACCAGCGCCGAGAGCGTGCGCGAACGCTCGCGCGACAGCCTGGCGCGTTCGCAGGAAGGTCAGCGCAGCCTGGCCCAGCTGATCGGCGAGGTCGGCCAGGTCGAAGGCGCCGTGCAGCACATGGCGACGGCGGTCGGTGCCTTCGTGCAATCGACCACCGCGATCACCCGCATGACGCAGGAAGTGCGCGAGATCGCCGAGCAGACCAATCTGCTGGCGCTCAACGCGGCAATCGAGGCGGCGCGCGCAGGCGAGCAGGGCCGCGGCTTTGCCGTGGTGGCGGACGAGGTGCGCAAGCTGGCCGAGAAGTCGGCCCATTCGGCCGGCGGTATCGATGCCATCACCCGCGAGATCGGCGAGCAGTCGGTGTCGGTGCAGGAGGCCATCGCACGCGGGCTGGATCACCTGGAATCGAGCCGGCACGCTGCCGACAAGGTGTCGCAGGTGCTGGAGGCAGCCAATGCCGCGGTCAGCGAGGTGGGCGAGGGCCTGGACCGGATCGCCGGCGCCACCGGCGAGCAGCGCCGTTCCAGCGAATCGGTGAGCGCCAGCATCGAGGCCATCGCCGCGATGGCGCGTGACAACAATGCCGCGATCGAAGGCACCGTGAGTGCAGCGCGCGAGCTGGAACAGCTTGCCGCGCGGCTGCAGGATTCGGTGTCGCGCTTTAGCGTCTGA
- a CDS encoding cytochrome c, giving the protein MKKSLAHAAFGILALALATTASAQVKPEDQIKYRKAGYSFMSWNMGKIKTNLDGSYNKDQVAAAANAIAGIANSGMGALYGPGTEKDVGAQKTRVKPEFFSDKEGVTKVAIDFNKAANNLAKVAADGDAAAVKVAFGDLGKTCKACHDQYRAE; this is encoded by the coding sequence ATGAAGAAGTCACTCGCCCACGCCGCCTTCGGCATCCTTGCCCTGGCGCTCGCCACCACCGCCTCCGCCCAGGTCAAGCCGGAAGACCAGATCAAGTACCGCAAGGCCGGTTACAGCTTCATGAGCTGGAACATGGGCAAGATCAAGACCAATCTGGACGGCAGCTACAACAAGGATCAGGTCGCCGCCGCCGCCAACGCCATCGCCGGCATCGCCAACTCCGGCATGGGCGCGCTCTACGGTCCGGGTACCGAAAAGGACGTCGGCGCGCAGAAGACCCGCGTCAAGCCGGAATTCTTCAGCGACAAGGAAGGCGTGACCAAGGTCGCGATCGATTTCAACAAGGCCGCCAACAACCTCGCCAAGGTCGCTGCGGACGGCGATGCGGCCGCGGTCAAGGTCGCCTTCGGCGACCTGGGCAAGACCTGCAAGGCCTGTCACGACCAGTATCGCGCCGAATGA
- a CDS encoding TonB-dependent siderophore receptor, whose protein sequence is MSPAHGEDNYFAALPIVLSVSRLPQAMQDTPGAVTVIDSDMIAATGYRDLARLFRLVPGMQVGQERGNHQWVTYHGLGADYPNQMQVLVDGRSIYSPYFFGGADWGSLSLTLQDIDRIEIVRGSDSAAYGSNAFLGVVNIITRHTGAETANSATVTVGSGNIADLTARAVVHHEALGLRLTARHQYDTGMHGLNDTLRSNTLNLRSDLRLSDTDELTVIGGIAAGSRGAGYAGTQFDGSSPRTATYNDSNLHVRWRRTLSPDEEWSLSWYRNRERSREDWVLDSHKNLPAHLAHLVNLPRMLVPVNSDRDSLRDNIEYQQRLKPADDLRLLWGTEWRRDWLDAPMLFYDGDSRSQQEWRLFGNAEWRLARHWLWNIGMMAEHIEKDRLRFAPRVFLNWQPQATQTWRVGFSRAWRQPTLFERSADIRVVHPVYGLLHRDHLPNPDIRPQRIDAWEIGFLGQLPSRQGSFDLRVFHERIKDYIVRSPVDPAELPDTDIQRAAGGTRWVNSPNGVQLLGLEYQLRLRPWTQGELIFNHTLIRARSDDDAVRRSVAPYTASLTWLQTVGRWRSTLSLLRMGPSDAGSGYIPGYRYSVPAYTTLDWSIARPLQIGPHAAEIRLTGINLIGKHQELVHRPLQSLAAYGDDRPANELERQVYVSLHANF, encoded by the coding sequence ATGTCCCCGGCCCACGGCGAGGACAACTATTTTGCGGCACTTCCTATCGTTCTGAGCGTATCCCGCCTGCCCCAGGCGATGCAGGACACCCCGGGCGCCGTCACCGTAATCGACAGCGACATGATCGCCGCGACCGGTTACCGCGACCTGGCACGCCTGTTCCGGCTCGTTCCCGGCATGCAGGTCGGTCAGGAGCGCGGCAATCACCAATGGGTGACCTATCACGGTCTTGGTGCCGACTACCCTAACCAGATGCAGGTGCTGGTGGACGGCCGATCCATCTATTCGCCGTATTTCTTCGGTGGCGCCGACTGGGGTTCGCTGTCGCTGACCCTGCAGGATATCGACCGCATCGAGATCGTGCGCGGTTCGGATTCGGCCGCCTACGGTTCGAACGCCTTCCTCGGCGTGGTCAACATCATCACCCGCCACACCGGCGCGGAAACCGCCAACTCGGCGACCGTGACGGTCGGCAGCGGCAACATCGCCGATCTGACGGCGCGCGCCGTCGTCCATCACGAAGCGCTCGGCCTGCGCCTCACCGCCCGTCACCAGTACGACACCGGGATGCACGGGCTGAACGATACGCTGCGCTCCAACACCCTCAACCTGCGCAGCGACCTGCGCCTGAGCGACACCGACGAACTCACCGTGATCGGCGGCATCGCGGCCGGCAGTCGCGGCGCCGGCTACGCGGGTACCCAGTTCGACGGCAGTTCGCCGCGCACGGCGACTTACAACGACAGCAACCTGCATGTGCGCTGGCGTCGAACGCTCAGCCCGGACGAGGAATGGTCGCTGTCGTGGTACCGCAATCGGGAACGTTCGCGCGAAGACTGGGTGCTCGACTCGCACAAGAACCTGCCGGCCCACCTGGCCCATCTGGTCAACCTGCCGCGCATGCTGGTCCCGGTAAACAGCGACCGCGACAGTCTGCGCGACAACATCGAATACCAGCAGCGGCTCAAGCCCGCCGACGATCTGCGCCTGCTGTGGGGCACCGAATGGCGGCGCGACTGGCTGGATGCGCCGATGCTGTTCTACGACGGCGATTCCCGCAGCCAGCAGGAATGGCGCCTGTTCGGCAATGCGGAATGGCGTCTGGCGCGACACTGGCTCTGGAACATCGGCATGATGGCCGAGCATATCGAGAAAGACCGGCTGCGCTTCGCACCGCGCGTGTTCCTCAACTGGCAACCGCAAGCGACGCAAACCTGGCGCGTCGGCTTCTCGCGCGCCTGGCGCCAGCCCACGCTGTTCGAGCGTTCCGCCGACATCCGCGTGGTGCATCCGGTGTACGGCCTGCTGCACCGCGACCATCTGCCCAATCCTGACATCCGCCCGCAGCGCATCGATGCCTGGGAAATCGGCTTTCTCGGCCAGCTTCCTTCCCGTCAAGGCAGCTTCGATCTGCGCGTCTTCCACGAGCGGATCAAGGACTACATCGTGCGCAGTCCGGTCGATCCGGCCGAACTTCCGGACACCGACATCCAGCGTGCAGCGGGCGGTACGCGCTGGGTGAACAGCCCCAACGGCGTCCAGCTCCTCGGTCTGGAATACCAGCTGCGCCTGCGACCCTGGACGCAGGGCGAGCTGATATTCAATCACACCCTGATCCGCGCCCGCAGCGACGACGACGCGGTACGCCGCAGCGTTGCACCCTATACCGCCAGCCTGACCTGGCTGCAGACCGTGGGCCGCTGGCGCTCCACCCTGAGCCTGCTGCGCATGGGGCCAAGCGACGCAGGCAGCGGCTACATACCCGGTTATCGCTACAGCGTGCCGGCCTACACCACGCTCGACTGGAGCATCGCCCGCCCGCTGCAGATCGGCCCGCATGCCGCCGAGATCCGCCTGACCGGCATCAACCTGATCGGCAAGCACCAGGAGCTGGTACACCGGCCGCTGCAGAGCCTCGCCGCCTACGGCGACGATCGCCCCGCCAACGAACTGGAGCGGCAGGTGTATGTGAGCCTGCACGCCAATTTCTGA
- a CDS encoding cytochrome b/b6 domain-containing protein — MNKKLIRVWDVPTRLFHWLLLVLVVAAFVTGLIGGNLIVWHGWLGIAISGLLAFRLVWGLVGSTYARFAHFVPGPGRVFAYLRGQWRGVGHNPLGALSVLALLAVLIFQVASGLVSNDDIAFTGPLAALVSDEVSAWLTGLHRQNMWVILGLVALHLAAILFYVHARKDNLVKPMITGVKEVADADVKPAEGGGLLSFVLALAVAAAVVWVATGGLLPPPPPPAPAEAAPAW; from the coding sequence ATGAACAAGAAGCTGATCCGGGTGTGGGACGTTCCCACCCGGCTTTTTCACTGGCTGCTGCTGGTGCTGGTCGTCGCCGCCTTCGTCACGGGGCTGATCGGCGGCAATCTCATCGTCTGGCATGGCTGGCTGGGTATCGCGATCTCGGGCCTGCTGGCCTTCCGCCTGGTGTGGGGGCTGGTCGGATCGACCTACGCCCGCTTTGCCCACTTCGTGCCCGGCCCCGGCCGCGTCTTCGCCTACCTGCGCGGCCAGTGGCGCGGCGTCGGTCATAACCCGCTGGGCGCCCTGTCGGTGCTGGCCCTGCTTGCGGTGCTCATTTTTCAGGTAGCGAGCGGTCTGGTGTCGAACGACGACATCGCCTTTACCGGCCCGCTGGCAGCGTTGGTGTCGGATGAAGTCAGCGCCTGGCTGACCGGCCTGCACCGCCAGAACATGTGGGTCATTCTTGGCCTGGTGGCGCTGCATCTGGCCGCCATCCTGTTCTACGTGCATGCCAGGAAGGACAATCTGGTGAAGCCGATGATCACCGGCGTCAAGGAGGTGGCCGATGCCGACGTCAAGCCGGCCGAGGGCGGCGGCCTGTTGTCCTTCGTGCTGGCGCTGGCCGTCGCCGCCGCCGTGGTGTGGGTGGCGACCGGTGGCCTGTTGCCACCGCCTCCGCCACCGGCGCCGGCCGAAGCTGCTCCGGCCTGGTAA